One segment of Shewanella piezotolerans WP3 DNA contains the following:
- a CDS encoding heme biosynthesis HemY N-terminal domain-containing protein, with amino-acid sequence MVRVLVYLGIILLGFFISPFLAGNKGYLYLAVGDYQVETSIVFAVIALVIFYSLLQLAEFVIVWVLNLILGSRLLPEKWRKKAARKHTLMGALALAEEDWAAAEKAMVKGADKGEIPALNLLAAARAAQHQNNIAARDEYLAKAELEPLATKAVSTTRTRYLLQQGELALAREELDKLNPTSKSKAPVIKLAVDLYKAQQDWQALKLILPIASKKQIMADDIFKKLTFETNIALLKNAASTNEQELEKCWHWLSRSERKQAEYIAEYAIGLNRYNQKEQSIKLLQKQLKTSPSKAIFEALSQVLTPSDVEAKKQLLALEANFEDNVDYQVCLAKLYHQNHDYHNAKIWWQKACYLQDDISNLHALADVQEHQGELNRALQTRRNAAKL; translated from the coding sequence ATGGTTCGCGTTCTGGTCTATCTAGGCATTATTTTACTGGGCTTCTTCATCAGTCCATTTCTAGCAGGAAATAAAGGCTACCTTTATCTTGCCGTTGGTGACTATCAAGTAGAGACCAGTATCGTCTTTGCCGTTATTGCACTGGTTATATTTTACAGTCTGCTACAACTGGCTGAGTTTGTTATTGTTTGGGTGTTAAACCTCATTTTAGGAAGTCGACTACTACCTGAAAAGTGGCGTAAAAAGGCAGCAAGAAAGCACACCCTAATGGGGGCTTTAGCGCTTGCAGAAGAAGATTGGGCCGCTGCCGAAAAAGCCATGGTTAAAGGTGCTGATAAGGGTGAAATCCCCGCACTTAATCTGCTCGCGGCTGCGCGAGCAGCACAACATCAAAATAATATTGCCGCACGTGATGAGTATCTGGCAAAAGCAGAGCTTGAACCGTTAGCCACAAAAGCGGTGAGTACTACCCGCACCCGCTATTTGTTGCAACAGGGTGAATTAGCTTTAGCCCGAGAAGAGCTAGATAAGCTCAATCCTACCAGCAAAAGCAAAGCCCCCGTGATAAAGCTCGCTGTTGACCTATATAAAGCGCAGCAAGATTGGCAAGCCCTTAAACTTATTTTACCAATTGCCAGCAAAAAACAGATTATGGCTGACGATATATTTAAAAAGCTTACCTTTGAAACCAATATCGCTTTACTAAAGAATGCCGCAAGTACAAATGAGCAAGAACTAGAGAAATGTTGGCACTGGCTATCACGTAGCGAACGAAAACAAGCTGAGTATATCGCAGAATATGCCATCGGCTTAAATCGCTATAACCAAAAAGAGCAGTCTATAAAGCTGCTGCAAAAGCAGCTTAAAACATCTCCATCAAAAGCCATTTTTGAAGCATTATCTCAAGTGCTCACCCCGTCGGATGTTGAAGCTAAAAAGCAGCTATTAGCGCTCGAAGCTAACTTTGAAGATAACGTAGATTATCAGGTCTGTTTAGCTAAGTTGTATCACCAAAATCATGACTATCACAATGCTAAAATATGGTGGCAAAAAGCTTGTTACCTCCAGGACGATATCAGTAACTTACACGCGCTTGCTGACGTACAAGAGCACCAAGGCGAATTAAACAGAGCACTTCAAACCAGAAGAAATGCCGCTAAGCTGTAA
- a CDS encoding uroporphyrinogen-III C-methyltransferase yields the protein MENKHTDASSTEPTPEETNASQPVIEAQSEPQSSAAQPAVNEPPAANKTTPWGVIITLFLLLIIAFATAAGGYHLYQQLETQKAQSLALEQKLQAELVKPNQRIAFLEQQQNQFKSAVDLALSTAQSEQTQLQERVSIIAQRNPNHWRAEEAKYLVRLAGQKLWLEKDPSTATSLLKAADERIKSMRDPSLMPLRKALAKDIAATASIKNTDIAGTVLTLDTLIDGLETLPLNRAETHFSAEELKDTQVSDSLDDWQSNLAKSWQALIDDFVIIRKRTTDAAPLLEPDQQWYLVENTRNKLLQAQLALYRQDQVNYRNSVKLARKWVYQYFDLKDQQVTDALTTLDALETLKIQTTSLERFDSSNLLNQLVTYGNLMTEGAQ from the coding sequence ATGGAAAACAAGCACACTGACGCCAGCTCCACAGAGCCTACTCCAGAAGAAACTAATGCGTCACAGCCCGTTATTGAGGCTCAGTCTGAACCGCAAAGTAGCGCAGCACAACCAGCGGTGAATGAACCTCCTGCAGCAAATAAAACGACACCATGGGGCGTTATTATTACGCTTTTTTTACTATTGATAATCGCTTTTGCCACAGCTGCTGGCGGATACCATCTATATCAACAGCTTGAAACGCAAAAAGCGCAATCTTTGGCATTAGAGCAGAAGTTACAGGCTGAACTTGTTAAACCCAATCAGCGTATCGCCTTTTTAGAGCAGCAGCAGAATCAATTTAAATCTGCTGTGGATTTAGCGCTATCAACCGCTCAAAGCGAACAAACGCAACTACAAGAAAGAGTCTCGATAATTGCTCAACGCAACCCTAACCATTGGCGCGCAGAGGAAGCGAAATACCTAGTACGCCTTGCAGGGCAAAAATTGTGGTTAGAGAAAGATCCTAGCACTGCAACTAGCCTACTAAAAGCGGCCGACGAACGCATAAAGTCAATGCGCGATCCGTCACTAATGCCACTTAGAAAAGCGCTCGCAAAAGATATTGCCGCTACCGCCTCGATTAAAAATACCGATATTGCCGGAACAGTATTAACCCTTGATACTTTAATTGATGGATTGGAGACCTTGCCATTAAACCGAGCTGAAACTCATTTTTCTGCTGAAGAGTTAAAAGATACCCAGGTGAGTGATTCATTAGATGATTGGCAATCAAACCTTGCCAAATCATGGCAAGCGCTAATTGATGACTTCGTCATTATAAGAAAGCGCACCACTGATGCCGCACCATTACTAGAACCCGATCAACAGTGGTACCTTGTCGAAAATACCCGCAACAAATTACTACAAGCTCAACTCGCACTATATCGCCAAGACCAAGTGAATTACCGCAATTCAGTTAAGCTGGCGAGAAAATGGGTCTATCAGTATTTCGATCTTAAAGATCAACAAGTCACAGATGCTCTAACCACTTTAGATGCATTAGAAACCTTGAAGATTCAAACAACGTCGCTTGAACGATTTGATTCATCTAACTTATTAAATCAATTGGTCACCTACGGTAACTTGATGACAGAGGGGGCACAATAA
- a CDS encoding uroporphyrinogen-III synthase has translation MKVLLTRPEGRNQLMEEALSFRNVSYLTTPLLQVTPTSNLQSTQVSSTLAHADIIIFISTNAVKFASEAIAARWPESAKYYAVGQATYLALQALDISAEKAPDNCQQTEGLLSLPSLKSVDDKNIVIVRGVGGREDLAIELTKRNANLAYWEVYQRGCPELDMSNICQQWQSFGIDTIIITSGEILDNLVKTVPNELFAWLQTCHIIVPSSRVYDKATAYGLITVTNAKAANTNAMLTALSL, from the coding sequence ATGAAGGTATTACTGACGCGTCCAGAAGGGCGCAATCAGTTAATGGAAGAGGCGTTATCTTTTAGGAACGTCTCTTACCTTACTACGCCTTTATTACAGGTAACACCCACTTCAAATCTCCAATCAACACAAGTCAGCAGCACACTTGCCCATGCTGATATCATCATTTTTATTAGTACCAATGCCGTAAAGTTTGCTTCCGAAGCCATTGCAGCCAGATGGCCAGAATCTGCAAAATACTATGCTGTCGGCCAAGCGACTTATCTAGCCTTACAAGCCCTTGATATTAGTGCTGAGAAAGCGCCTGATAATTGTCAGCAAACAGAAGGCTTACTCAGCTTACCCTCACTTAAAAGTGTCGATGATAAGAATATTGTCATTGTTCGAGGCGTTGGTGGCAGAGAGGATTTAGCAATAGAGCTAACCAAGCGCAACGCAAATTTAGCTTATTGGGAAGTCTATCAAAGAGGATGTCCCGAGTTAGATATGAGTAATATTTGCCAGCAATGGCAATCGTTTGGTATAGACACTATCATCATTACCAGTGGCGAAATACTCGATAACCTCGTCAAAACTGTTCCAAATGAACTATTTGCATGGCTGCAAACTTGTCATATTATAGTCCCTAGCTCCCGAGTATATGATAAAGCTACTGCGTACGGTCTAATCACCGTAACCAATGCAAAAGCAGCCAATACCAATGCTATGCTGACTGCACTATCCTTATAG
- the hemC gene encoding hydroxymethylbilane synthase: MSQNVIRIATRKSPLAMWQAEFVKAELEKIHEGLTVELLPMSTKGDIILDTPLAKVGGKGLFVKELEVAMLEDRADIAVHSMKDVPVDFPEGLGLEVICEREDPRDAFVSNNFSSINELPQGAVVGTSSLRRQCQIRAARPDLQIKDLRGNVGTRLAKLDAGNYDAIILAAAGLKRLKLEERITSFISAEDSLPANGQGAVGIECRTDDARVKALLAPLEHLETRQRVIAERAMNTRLEGGCQVPIGAYAEIDGDTLSLRGLVGNPDGSQVIEAATSGNKNDAEQLGVALAEELLSKGAKTILDAVYAKA, from the coding sequence ATGTCTCAAAATGTAATCCGTATCGCAACACGTAAGAGCCCTCTTGCCATGTGGCAAGCTGAATTTGTGAAAGCTGAACTGGAAAAAATCCATGAAGGCCTCACCGTTGAATTGCTGCCGATGAGCACTAAAGGTGACATCATCTTAGACACACCGCTTGCTAAAGTTGGTGGTAAAGGCTTATTCGTAAAAGAACTCGAAGTTGCCATGTTAGAAGACAGAGCTGATATCGCCGTTCATTCAATGAAAGACGTACCAGTTGATTTCCCTGAAGGCCTAGGTCTTGAAGTTATTTGTGAACGTGAAGATCCACGTGATGCATTTGTGTCAAACAACTTCTCTAGCATCAATGAACTACCGCAAGGCGCAGTGGTTGGAACTTCAAGCTTACGTCGTCAATGCCAGATCAGAGCGGCTCGTCCAGATCTTCAAATCAAAGATCTTCGCGGTAATGTAGGTACTCGTTTAGCTAAACTTGATGCAGGTAACTATGATGCCATCATTCTTGCAGCAGCAGGTCTGAAGCGCTTAAAGCTTGAAGAGAGAATTACCAGTTTCATATCAGCAGAAGACTCACTGCCAGCAAACGGCCAAGGTGCTGTAGGCATTGAATGTCGTACTGATGATGCTCGTGTAAAAGCACTTCTTGCACCATTGGAGCATTTAGAAACACGTCAACGCGTGATCGCTGAACGTGCAATGAACACCCGTCTAGAGGGTGGATGTCAGGTGCCTATCGGCGCTTATGCTGAAATCGACGGCGATACGTTAAGCCTGCGCGGTTTAGTGGGTAATCCAGATGGAAGCCAAGTCATTGAAGCCGCAACCTCTGGCAATAAGAACGATGCAGAGCAACTTGGTGTAGCACTTGCTGAAGAGCTGCTTTCAAAAGGCGCAAAGACTATTCTTGATGCAGTGTATGCAAAAGCATAA
- a CDS encoding class I adenylate cyclase yields the protein MHECAAERLDSIRYARASALLSPLKRYLLRLIPVLLHHRSEKLPGYNGPFTPCGIFDFHLSSEDFEACDTLNLNVPPNATKSNPMIEGVYSMGSTASFGQNSQSDIDVWLIHSQLMSKNQCELLSQKATLLTEWFAQYDFEVNIYLVHPEQFIMAQEEQAHLYNCMGHEHSGSAQHWLLLEEFYRSHFKLAGKVIAWWPKAKTKSYLLSLGDAQTLPASEYFGASLWQLYKGVEKPHKALLKVLLLEAYASEYPSTQLVSERIWQRTLEGDFSAGNDAYYLLYESIEKYLLKLGDARRLEITRRCFYLKCGVRLSLPEQAKDWRYYKIHQLVEDWGWAASLVETLDNCEHWHCGQLQWFNEQLNELMLGSYQTLLHFASAHRLSESLRISELGLLTRKLHTYFSEDEHQIMTLNQLWSRSLTESHLSIIYSEQDKNYYLYRCAPQPRNFLQHSAVYHSKSKAKLLVWASLNGVSVEGTRWYEVKKSKHRATFLTTAADRLVGLIDIGSMKVSKLALCQPWHFKKLVFLLNFNSDPTEQWVGQEIMADYLNSNVFSMGKSSSNMLGSIDVISLNSWGEWHCHHFEGQKALLDTLAFITPGMKRASQDVAMEVISCSSKLRSQTERSVKNLLDRTVRLSRGAQESSTLVYPLKVGKIRYGIFFNNRGMHFENLSDAKSFYQQLSKKKLVEIPRPELGNEPFSKIPSVIQDYAARGAIQYFLRQRSEGLDVFILDENNALNHYVQEEVDIEGLVSQVSHHHAFNDSILEREQFNMPQFFKLERLSGKLVALPFGVSKEAYEVEF from the coding sequence ATGCACGAATGTGCAGCTGAAAGATTGGATAGTATTCGATACGCCAGAGCGAGCGCTTTACTGTCGCCCCTTAAACGCTACCTGCTTCGTCTAATCCCTGTTCTATTGCATCATCGTTCTGAAAAGCTACCTGGCTACAATGGGCCGTTTACCCCATGTGGCATATTTGATTTCCATTTAAGCAGTGAAGACTTTGAAGCTTGTGACACCCTAAACCTCAATGTTCCGCCAAATGCTACTAAATCTAACCCTATGATTGAAGGGGTTTATAGCATGGGAAGTACTGCCAGCTTCGGGCAGAATTCACAGAGTGATATAGATGTTTGGCTTATCCATAGTCAATTAATGAGCAAAAATCAGTGTGAGTTATTATCCCAAAAAGCCACATTATTAACCGAGTGGTTTGCCCAGTATGACTTCGAAGTGAATATTTATTTGGTTCATCCTGAGCAGTTCATTATGGCTCAAGAGGAGCAAGCACATCTATATAATTGTATGGGACATGAGCACAGTGGCAGTGCTCAGCATTGGTTGTTATTAGAAGAGTTCTATCGCAGCCATTTTAAGCTTGCAGGCAAAGTCATTGCTTGGTGGCCTAAAGCCAAAACCAAATCTTATTTACTTTCGCTTGGCGATGCGCAAACACTGCCGGCTAGTGAGTATTTTGGTGCGTCTTTGTGGCAGCTCTATAAAGGGGTCGAAAAGCCTCATAAAGCATTGTTAAAAGTACTACTGCTAGAAGCATATGCCAGTGAGTATCCGAGTACTCAATTGGTGAGCGAACGCATTTGGCAGCGTACCTTAGAAGGTGATTTTTCAGCAGGCAATGACGCTTATTACTTATTGTATGAGTCAATCGAAAAATACCTATTGAAGCTAGGTGATGCGAGAAGGTTAGAGATCACGCGTCGCTGTTTTTATCTAAAGTGCGGCGTAAGACTCAGTCTGCCAGAACAAGCGAAAGACTGGCGCTACTATAAAATCCACCAGTTGGTTGAAGATTGGGGCTGGGCAGCCAGCCTAGTTGAAACCCTCGATAATTGTGAGCATTGGCATTGCGGACAACTGCAGTGGTTTAATGAACAACTCAATGAGCTAATGCTAGGTAGTTATCAAACCTTGCTGCACTTCGCTTCGGCTCACCGGTTGAGTGAGAGTTTGAGAATTTCCGAACTGGGTCTGCTGACCCGAAAGCTGCATACCTATTTTAGCGAAGATGAGCATCAGATCATGACGCTTAACCAGCTTTGGAGTCGCTCTCTGACAGAATCGCACCTGTCGATTATCTATAGTGAGCAAGATAAAAACTATTATCTGTATCGATGCGCGCCTCAGCCGAGAAATTTTTTACAGCATAGTGCCGTTTATCACTCAAAAAGTAAGGCTAAGCTATTGGTGTGGGCCTCACTAAATGGAGTCTCTGTTGAGGGAACGCGCTGGTATGAGGTTAAGAAGAGTAAGCACAGAGCGACTTTTTTAACAACGGCGGCAGATCGCTTAGTTGGTTTAATTGATATTGGTTCGATGAAAGTTTCAAAGTTGGCGCTCTGCCAGCCTTGGCACTTTAAAAAGTTGGTGTTCCTGCTTAACTTTAATAGTGACCCTACTGAGCAATGGGTGGGGCAGGAGATAATGGCGGATTATCTAAACAGCAATGTATTTTCCATGGGAAAAAGCAGTAGCAATATGCTGGGCTCTATCGATGTCATCAGTCTAAATAGTTGGGGGGAGTGGCATTGCCACCATTTCGAGGGACAGAAGGCGTTATTGGATACGCTGGCCTTTATCACTCCTGGGATGAAAAGAGCCTCGCAAGATGTTGCTATGGAAGTGATTAGTTGTTCGAGTAAGCTCAGATCTCAAACTGAACGAAGCGTTAAAAATCTACTTGATAGAACGGTTCGCTTAAGTCGTGGTGCACAAGAGTCATCAACATTGGTCTATCCGCTTAAAGTCGGTAAGATCCGTTATGGTATTTTCTTTAATAACAGAGGTATGCATTTTGAAAACCTCAGTGATGCTAAGTCATTCTATCAGCAGTTATCAAAGAAAAAACTGGTTGAAATACCAAGGCCAGAGCTTGGCAATGAGCCGTTTTCAAAGATCCCTTCGGTTATTCAAGATTACGCCGCGAGAGGGGCTATTCAGTATTTCTTGCGTCAAAGAAGCGAAGGCTTAGATGTGTTTATCTTAGATGAAAACAATGCCCTCAATCATTATGTGCAGGAGGAGGTTGATATTGAAGGATTAGTGAGTCAGGTCAGTCATCACCATGCTTTTAATGATTCTATATTGGAGCGAGAGCAATTTAACATGCCTCAATTTTTTAAGCTGGAACGCTTGAGTGGTAAATTGGTAGCGCTGCCTTTTGGTGTCTCGAAAGAGGCCTATGAGGTAGAGTTTTAG
- the cyaY gene encoding iron donor protein CyaY yields MAMTDFEFHQLADEMFQAIDSAIEVLIDEQDADVDVDGSGNVLQLEFNGNSKIVINKQEPMHEIWLATQFGGYHFAYIDGKWLDQRNDNEFMPFVIESIFKQSGLKLDIK; encoded by the coding sequence ATGGCTATGACAGATTTCGAATTTCATCAACTAGCAGATGAAATGTTTCAAGCAATTGATAGTGCGATAGAGGTACTCATTGACGAGCAAGATGCTGACGTCGATGTGGATGGTTCAGGTAATGTATTGCAGTTAGAGTTCAACGGTAATTCTAAAATTGTAATCAACAAACAAGAGCCGATGCATGAGATTTGGTTAGCGACTCAGTTCGGCGGGTACCACTTCGCTTACATTGACGGAAAATGGTTAGATCAACGTAATGACAATGAGTTTATGCCATTTGTCATTGAGTCTATTTTCAAGCAAAGTGGTCTAAAACTAGATATCAAATAG
- the lysA gene encoding diaminopimelate decarboxylase produces the protein MDHFIYQAEELYAEQCQVAELAKQHGTPLYIYSRATLERHWYAFDNAVANHPHLICYAVKANSNIAVLNVLARLGSGFDIVSGGELARVIEAGGDPAKVVFSGVGKTVAEMELALEIGIYCFNVESAAELEQLSVVAQRMNKVAPVSLRINPDVDAGTHPYISTGLKENKFGIAMEEAEAIFLRAKELPCIEIKGVDCHIGSQLTEIKPFLDAMDRMLALIDRLAELGIEIKHFDVGGGLGVTYDDELPPQPDVYAAALLERLGGRDLKLIFEPGRAIAANAGIFVTQVLYLKENSDKRFALVDGAMNDLIRPSLYSAWQKIIPAIDRGGETLNYDVVGPVCETGDFLGKDRQLNIAAGDYLAIRSSGAYGFTMASNYNSRPRAAELMVDGDNAYVIREREKLAQLWQGEQLLP, from the coding sequence TTGGATCATTTTATATATCAAGCAGAAGAACTCTACGCCGAACAATGCCAGGTTGCAGAATTAGCTAAGCAACATGGCACGCCTCTTTACATCTATTCTCGAGCGACATTAGAGCGTCATTGGTATGCTTTTGATAATGCAGTCGCTAATCATCCACACCTCATCTGTTATGCGGTTAAGGCAAACTCCAATATTGCAGTGTTAAATGTACTTGCACGTTTGGGGAGTGGCTTTGATATTGTCTCTGGCGGCGAGCTTGCTAGAGTGATCGAAGCCGGTGGTGATCCCGCTAAAGTGGTATTTTCTGGCGTAGGTAAAACTGTAGCTGAAATGGAGCTGGCGTTAGAGATAGGTATTTACTGCTTTAATGTTGAGTCTGCGGCTGAGTTGGAACAATTAAGTGTTGTTGCACAGCGGATGAATAAAGTGGCTCCAGTGTCGTTGCGCATCAATCCAGATGTTGATGCTGGCACTCACCCTTACATCTCTACAGGCCTTAAAGAGAATAAATTTGGTATTGCGATGGAAGAAGCTGAAGCTATTTTCCTGCGTGCTAAAGAGTTACCTTGCATCGAAATCAAAGGCGTAGATTGTCATATTGGTTCTCAGCTTACTGAGATAAAACCGTTTTTAGATGCAATGGACAGAATGCTAGCTTTAATCGATCGATTAGCTGAGCTTGGTATTGAAATTAAGCATTTTGATGTTGGTGGTGGGCTAGGTGTAACTTATGATGATGAGTTACCACCGCAACCTGACGTATATGCTGCCGCGCTATTGGAGCGCTTAGGTGGTCGAGATCTTAAGCTGATTTTTGAACCAGGCAGAGCGATTGCCGCCAATGCAGGTATCTTTGTCACGCAAGTACTATACCTTAAAGAAAATAGCGATAAGCGTTTTGCTTTAGTTGATGGTGCGATGAATGACTTGATTAGACCTTCGCTTTACAGCGCATGGCAAAAAATTATCCCCGCGATCGATCGTGGTGGTGAAACCTTGAACTATGATGTTGTCGGCCCCGTTTGTGAAACCGGTGACTTTTTAGGTAAGGATCGCCAACTAAACATAGCTGCAGGTGACTACTTGGCTATTCGCTCATCGGGCGCCTATGGTTTTACTATGGCTTCGAATTACAATTCGCGTCCACGAGCAGCGGAATTGATGGTTGATGGCGACAATGCTTACGTGATCAGAGAAAGAGAAAAACTTGCACAGCTGTGGCAAGGTGAGCAGTTACTGCCGTAA
- the dapF gene encoding diaminopimelate epimerase yields the protein MIQFTKMHGLGNDFMVVDGVTQNVFFSPDQIKRLADRNFGIGFDQLLLVEPPYDPDLDFHYRIFNADGSEVEQCGNGARCFARFVRNKGLTQKHKIRVSTSSGKITLRLERDGKVTVNMGVPMLEPSKIPFNAKKVEKTYLLMASTGTYLCGAVSMGNPHCVIDVDDVANTDVDTIGSELTQHERFPKGVNVGFMQVVNPGYIKLRVYERGAAETLACGTGACAAVVVGILQGKLERNVRVDLPGGTLMINWDGEGKPLWMTGPAEHVYDGQIPQ from the coding sequence TTGATTCAATTCACGAAGATGCACGGTTTGGGCAATGACTTCATGGTTGTTGATGGGGTCACACAGAATGTGTTCTTCTCTCCCGATCAGATCAAGCGCTTAGCCGATAGAAATTTTGGCATTGGCTTTGATCAATTATTGTTGGTGGAGCCTCCGTACGATCCGGATCTCGATTTCCACTACCGCATTTTTAATGCAGACGGCAGCGAAGTCGAGCAGTGTGGTAATGGCGCGCGCTGTTTTGCACGCTTTGTCCGTAATAAAGGTCTGACTCAAAAACATAAAATCCGAGTCAGTACTTCATCAGGTAAAATAACGCTAAGGCTAGAGCGAGATGGCAAGGTGACGGTCAACATGGGGGTGCCTATGCTTGAGCCGTCGAAGATCCCATTCAATGCTAAGAAAGTTGAGAAAACCTACTTACTTATGGCATCTACCGGAACCTACCTTTGTGGGGCGGTATCTATGGGGAATCCACATTGTGTGATTGATGTCGACGATGTAGCCAATACAGATGTCGACACCATTGGTAGCGAATTGACCCAGCATGAACGTTTTCCTAAAGGGGTGAATGTTGGCTTTATGCAGGTGGTTAATCCTGGCTATATAAAACTACGAGTCTATGAGCGCGGCGCGGCTGAAACATTAGCCTGTGGCACTGGCGCTTGTGCGGCGGTAGTTGTGGGTATTCTGCAAGGTAAACTAGAAAGAAACGTGCGAGTTGATTTACCTGGTGGCACCCTGATGATCAATTGGGATGGTGAAGGTAAGCCACTATGGATGACCGGACCTGCCGAGCATGTTTATGATGGACAAATTCCCCAATGA
- a CDS encoding DUF484 family protein, whose amino-acid sequence MTDSSMKQQPPFDEILIREYLLDNPDFFSRYPELLLAMRIPHAERGAVSLVERQQESLRQRVSQLEEEITSLLSMASRNEQIYMFNSALSMQMLKCDDMGELRQVLSSGLKEQFQFSHVRLITVHDIDSELSQIWRKRLDSGYYFGRLTNEESKRLFGSEVGSVALSRLSQECGQVIFAIASSDPMHFHPDMDHLLLSQLKQLLDHQLPKI is encoded by the coding sequence ATGACAGATAGCAGCATGAAACAGCAACCTCCTTTTGATGAGATATTGATTAGAGAGTACTTGCTCGATAACCCTGATTTTTTTAGTCGCTACCCAGAGTTATTATTGGCAATGCGGATCCCTCATGCAGAGCGCGGTGCAGTTTCGCTCGTTGAGCGTCAGCAAGAATCACTGCGTCAACGAGTGTCTCAGCTTGAAGAGGAGATCACTTCCTTACTGTCTATGGCGTCTCGTAATGAACAGATCTACATGTTTAACAGTGCATTGTCGATGCAGATGCTAAAATGTGATGATATGGGTGAGTTGCGCCAAGTATTATCGAGTGGTTTAAAAGAGCAATTCCAGTTCAGCCATGTGCGGTTAATCACGGTACATGATATCGACAGTGAACTGTCGCAGATTTGGAGAAAACGTTTAGATTCTGGTTACTATTTTGGTCGCTTAACCAATGAAGAGTCAAAACGCTTATTTGGCTCTGAAGTAGGCTCAGTGGCATTATCGCGTTTATCGCAAGAGTGCGGCCAAGTGATCTTTGCTATCGCCAGCTCAGATCCGATGCATTTTCACCCTGATATGGATCACCTGTTACTTTCACAGCTCAAACAGTTACTGGATCATCAGTTGCCCAAAATTTAA
- the xerC gene encoding tyrosine recombinase XerC, which yields MVDNVSSGTSPWLIDFERYLTTERQVSAYTVRNYLFELKRVEAVFAANDDWLELKHESLQAIIAKLHRKGLSPRSLSLTLSSIKQFFDFLLREQQISVNPALNLSAPKQAKPLPKNMDVDSVTHLLEIDANDPLSYRDKAIMELFYSSGLRLAELAALNVTDIKFSQAQVKVMGKGSKERIVPIGKLALTAISQWLDIKRDIPCEDDALFVTAKGRRLAHRSIQARLAKWGQEQALSVKVHPHKLRHSFATHMLESSADLRAVQELLGHANLSTTQVYTSLDFQHLAKVYDSAHPRAKKRGNKS from the coding sequence ATGGTCGACAATGTATCTTCGGGCACGTCACCTTGGCTTATTGATTTTGAACGATACTTAACAACTGAAAGGCAGGTTTCTGCTTACACAGTGAGAAACTATCTGTTTGAGTTAAAGCGGGTAGAAGCGGTATTTGCAGCTAATGATGATTGGCTTGAACTTAAGCATGAGTCGCTGCAAGCCATTATTGCTAAATTACACCGTAAGGGGCTGAGTCCACGGTCTCTGTCTCTTACGTTGTCATCAATTAAACAGTTTTTTGATTTTTTACTCCGAGAACAGCAAATCTCCGTTAATCCAGCACTTAACCTCAGTGCGCCTAAACAAGCTAAGCCGTTGCCGAAAAATATGGATGTAGACTCGGTGACCCATCTGTTAGAAATCGATGCGAACGATCCGCTAAGTTATCGAGACAAAGCGATAATGGAGCTGTTTTACTCTTCAGGGTTACGATTGGCAGAGCTTGCAGCGTTGAATGTCACAGATATTAAATTCTCCCAAGCGCAAGTTAAAGTCATGGGCAAAGGCAGCAAAGAGCGTATCGTACCGATTGGAAAATTAGCACTGACCGCTATCTCCCAGTGGCTTGATATTAAACGTGATATTCCCTGTGAAGATGATGCATTGTTTGTCACCGCCAAAGGCCGACGTTTGGCGCATCGCAGTATACAAGCCAGACTGGCTAAATGGGGGCAGGAGCAAGCGCTGAGCGTAAAGGTACACCCCCATAAACTGCGGCACTCATTTGCTACGCATATGCTTGAATCAAGTGCAGATCTGCGCGCCGTTCAAGAGCTTTTAGGCCATGCGAACTTGTCAACAACTCAAGTCTATACCAGCTTGGATTTCCAACATTTAGCTAAGGTATACGACAGTGCACATCCCAGAGCAAAAAAGCGAGGCAATAAATCATGA